The following coding sequences are from one Loxodonta africana isolate mLoxAfr1 chromosome 18, mLoxAfr1.hap2, whole genome shotgun sequence window:
- the OMG gene encoding oligodendrocyte-myelin glycoprotein: protein MVQLCRNRHSLLALMEYQILKMSPCLFVLLFLTPGISCICPLQCTCTERHRHVDCSGRNLTTLPSGLQENIIHLNLSYNHFTDLHNQLTQYTNLRTLDISNNRLVSLPAQLPRSLWNMSAANNNIKLLDKSDTAYQWNLKYLDVSKNMLEKVVLIKNTLRSLEVLNLSSNKLWTVPTNMPSKLHVVDLSNNSLTQILPGTLINLRNLTHLYLHNNKFTFIPDQAFDQLLQLQEITLYNNRWSCDHKQNITYLLKWMMETKAHVIGTTCSNQISSLKEHNIYPTPSGVTSSFFTFNGIQRVDTTNSLSMVTQPKVTKIPKQYRTRETTFGATLSKDTAFTSADRAFMPYPEGTSTETIKSHEAAAATLTIHLQNGMVTNTSLTSSTKSSPTPMTLSITSGMPSNFSEMPQQSTTLTLRREETTTNVKTHSPSMAHVWKVNPSFLLMLNAVVMLAV, encoded by the exons ATGGTACAGCTATGCAGAAACAGACATAGCCTGCTG GCTTTGATGGAATATCAGATATTGAAAATGTCTCCCTGCCTGTTCGTCCTTCTGTTTCTCACACCTGGTATTTCATGCATTTGTCCTCTCCAATGTACATGCACAGAAAGGCACAGGCATGTGGACTGTTCAGGCAGAAACTTGACTACATTACCATCTGGACTGCAAGAGAATATTATACATTTAAATCTGTCTTATAACCATTTTACTGATCTGCATAACCAGTTAACCCAATACACCAATCTGAGGACCCTCGACATTTCAAACAACAGGCTGGTAAGCCTACCTGCTCAGTTACCCCGGTCACTCTGGAACATGTCtgctgctaacaacaacattaaacttCTTGACAAATCTGATACTGCATATCAGTGGAACCTTAAATATCTGGATGTGTCTAAGAATATGCTGGAAAAGGTTGTCCTCATTAAAAATACACTAAGAAGTCTTGAGGTTCTCAATCTCAGTAGTAACAAACTTTGGACAGTTCCAACCAACATGCCTTCCAAACTCCATGTCGTGGACCTGTCTAACAATTCCTTGACACAAATCCTTCCAGGAACATTAATAAACCTGAGAAATCTTACACATCTTTATCTGCACAACAATAAGTTCACATTCATTCCAGATCAAGCTTTTGATCAACTCTTACAGTTGCAAGAGATAACGCTTTACAATAATAGGTGGTCATGTGACCACAAACAAAATATTACGTACTTATTAAAGTGGATGATGGAAACAAAAGCCCATGTGATAGGGACTACCTGCTCTAACCAAATATCATCTCTGAAGGAACATAACATATACCCCACACCTTCTGGAGTTACTTCAAGCTTCTTCACTTTCAATGGGATACAGAGAGTGGACACCACTAACTCTCTGAGTATGGTAACTCAACCCAAAGTGACCAAAATACCCAAACAGTATCGAACAAGGGAAACAACGTTTGGTGCCACCCTAAGCAAAGACACTGCCTTTACTAGCGCTGATAGGGCTTTCATGCCCTATCCAGAAGGTACATCCACAGAAACGATCAAATCACACGAAGCAGCAGCTGCAACTCTAACTATTCATCTCCAAAATGGAATGGTTACAAACACGAGCCTCACTAGCTCAACAAAATCATCCCCGACACCCATGACCCTAAGTATCACTAGTGGCATGCCAAGTAATTTCTCTGAAATGCCTCAACAAAGCACAACCCTTACCTTACGGAGGGAAGAAACAACCACAAACGTAAAGACTCACTCACCTTCCATGGCACATGTCTGGAAAGTAAATCCTTCATTTCTCTTAATGCTCAATGCTGTGGTCATGCTGGCTGTCTGA
- the EVI2A gene encoding protein EVI2A, with the protein MDMGLTGHYLYLAFLTTTVFFLSPGTKANYTHLWANNTVWDPVIQNKTGKNQDENINTNPTTPEVDSKGNSTSTPEIATPSHIVSLTPKSEQEIYTLSVPRNSSPTVQNIENTSKSHSEIFKKDVCEENNKTAMLICFIIIAVLFLICTLLFLSTVILANKVSFLRRSKQAGKRQPRSNGDFLASSGLWPAESDTWKRAQQLSGPNLMMQSTEVLTATRARKDEDGTEKLTNRCFNGEQRKAAM; encoded by the coding sequence ATGGACATGGGACTCACAGGACATTACCTGTATCTTGCCTTCCTGACAACAACAGTTTTTTTTCTGTCCCCTGGAACAAAAGCAAACTATACCCATCTGTGGGCTAACAACACTGTCTGGGATCCAGTTattcaaaacaaaacaggcaaaaaCCAAGATGAAAACATTAACACAAACCCTACAACTCCTGAAGTAGACTCTAAAGGTAATTCTACAAGCACGCCTGAAATAGCAACACCATCTCACATCGTATCTTTAACTCCTAAATCTGAACAGGAGATTTATACACTTTCTGTTCCCAGGAACAGTTCTCCAACAGTACAGAACATCGAAAACACAAGCAAAAGTCATAGCGAAATTTTCAAAAAGgatgtctgtgaggaaaacaaCAAAACGGCCATGCTAATTTGCTTCATTATAATTGCAGTGCTTTTTCTTATCTGTACTCTTTTATTTCTATCAACTGTGATTCTGGCAAACAAAGTCTCATTTCTCAGACGATCAAAACAAGCAGGGAAGCGTCAGCCTAGGAGCAATGGCGATTTTCTGGCAAGCAGTGGTCTGTGGCCTGCtgaatcagacacttggaaaagAGCACAACAGCTTTCAGGACCGAACCTAATGATGCAATCCACTGAAGTGCTCACAGCTACGAGGGCAAGAAAAGATGAAGATGGAACTGAAAAGCTTACTAACAGATGCTTTAATGGAGAACAACGCAAAGCAGCAATGTGA
- the EVI2B gene encoding protein EVI2B, whose product MDLKYFTLIFFCGYLNNTFFSEAEAITTEKQPQSTLFTSSASYVSASSQNITGNPLSQPTQQFNISSEPPPPPPNKVTAGKPTAAAYASSGKPAAHTSAEQPPAYTVTRQPIPVANTSSRRPELPPSGHTSTRPPPPPPPVYTSTQQPSSLRTSSGKPIPLTVHNPAIQPASDVTNTPMITPGFILETTSNKNAPHKTNSNSIAAILIGVILTCMLVAIIIIVLWNCLRKPGVNDQNWAGRSPFADGEIPDIDMDNIREHEVPGRRASIVSFMTWKPGKSTLIADDLEIQLFESNENIEDSNNPKTEKTEHQVNGTSEDSADRSTIATAVSSSDDADLPLPPPLLDLEGQENKQSDSSTMTIVSPLPNDSTNLPPSVDCLNQACEDHNSEIKQSFSPPPDSLNLPPPPGDFMKNQEDRNNEIQCEEFPIPLDSAQDLNESLPLPPAELL is encoded by the coding sequence ATGGATCTCAAATATTTCaccttaattttcttttgtggATACCTGAACAACACATTTTTCTCTGAGGCAGAGGCCATTACAACCGAGAAGCAGCCACAGTCTACTTTATTTACATCATCAGCATCATATGTCTCGGCTAGCTCTCAAAACATAACAGGGAATCCTTTGAGTCAACCAACTCAACAATTCAACATTTCTTctgaaccaccaccaccaccacctaacAAAGTCACTGCTGGAAAACCCACAGCAGCTGCCTATGCCTCTTCTGGAAAACCAGCAGCACACACTTCTGCTGAGCAACCACCTGCCTATACTGTCACCAGACAACCAATACCAGTGGCCAACACCTCCTCCAGACGACCAGAACTACCACCATCTGGCCATACTTCCACcagaccaccaccaccaccaccacctgtttACACCTCCACTCAACAGCCATCATCTCTTCGTACCTCTTCTGGAAAACCAATTCCACTGACTGTTCATAACCCAGCCATACAACCAGCTTCAGATGTCACAAATACACCTATGATTACACCAGGATTCATCCTAGAAACTACTAGTAACAAAAATGCCCCACATAAAACCAATTCTAATTCTATAGCTGCCATACTAATTGGTGTAATTCTGACTTGTATGTTGGTAGCTATAATCATTATTGTACTGTGGAATTGCTTGAGAAAACCAGGTGTAAACGATCAAAACTGGGCCGGTAGGTCTCCATTTGCTGATGGAGAAATCCCTGATATAGATATGGATAACATTAGAGAACATGAAGTGCCTGGAAGACGTGCATCAATTGTTTCATTTATGACCTGGAAACCAGGCAAAAGCACACTTATAGCAGATGACTTAGAAATTCAGTTGTTtgaatcaaatgaaaacattgaAGATTCCAACAACccaaaaacagagaaaacagaacatCAAGTTAATGGTACATCAGAGGACAGTGCTGATAGATCAACAATTgccacagctgtttcttcttcgGACGATGCAGATCTGCCTCTGCCACCTCCCCTTCTTGATTTGGAAGGACAGGAGAATAAGCAATCTGACAGCTCCACCATGACAATTGTATCTCCTCTTCCAAATGATTCTACCAATCTCCCACCATCTGTGGACTGTCTCAATCAAGCTTGTGAAGATCATAATTCTGAGATCAAACAGTCATTCTCACCTCCCCCTGACTCACTTAACTTGCCCCCACCACCAGGAGATTTTATGAAAAACCAGGAAGATCGCAACAATGAGATCCAGTGTGAGGAGTTCCCTATTCCTCTTGACTCTGCTCAAGATCTCAATGAATCCCTGCCACTCCCACCTGCAGAATTATTATAA